The following proteins are co-located in the Synechococcus sp. PROS-U-1 genome:
- a CDS encoding formamidase, with protein sequence MASTGSVSSWDESLLVAMIQYPVPVIKGPEDIQTQVDQICKAVASTKAGYPEADLIVMPEYSTQGLNTAIWTYDEMLLTIDSPEIGRFKQACKDNDVWGVFSLMEVNDDPSKPPFNTAIIINSDGEIALHYRKLQPWVPIEPWSPGNYGMPVCDGPKGSKLAVCICHDGMFPELAREAAYKGANVYIRISGYSTQVNDQWIWTNRTNAWQNLMYTISVNLAGYDGVFYYFGEGTVCNYDGNVIQQGHRNPWEIVTAELFPRLVDKARENWALENNIFNLGCRAYVGKPGGEKENYLTWVEDLAKGEYKLPWDSSIRIRDGWKYYPEGVKLGPMPKNGTTTAKPAESVSV encoded by the coding sequence ATGGCAAGCACCGGCAGCGTCAGCTCCTGGGACGAATCCCTGCTCGTCGCAATGATTCAGTATCCGGTCCCTGTGATCAAAGGACCGGAAGACATTCAGACCCAGGTTGATCAGATCTGTAAAGCAGTTGCTTCAACCAAGGCCGGCTATCCAGAGGCAGACTTGATCGTGATGCCGGAGTACTCGACTCAGGGTCTCAACACAGCGATCTGGACCTACGACGAGATGCTACTGACCATCGACTCACCAGAAATCGGCCGCTTCAAACAAGCCTGCAAAGATAACGATGTTTGGGGTGTATTTTCCTTAATGGAGGTCAACGATGACCCAAGCAAACCACCCTTCAATACAGCCATCATCATTAATTCAGATGGCGAGATAGCACTTCACTACCGCAAACTGCAACCCTGGGTCCCCATCGAACCCTGGTCTCCAGGCAACTACGGCATGCCTGTCTGTGATGGCCCTAAAGGTTCCAAGCTTGCAGTCTGCATCTGCCATGACGGCATGTTCCCAGAACTTGCAAGGGAAGCTGCTTATAAGGGTGCGAATGTCTACATCCGCATCTCGGGTTATTCCACGCAAGTGAATGATCAATGGATTTGGACGAACCGAACCAATGCTTGGCAAAACCTGATGTACACCATTTCGGTGAACCTTGCTGGTTACGACGGTGTGTTCTACTACTTCGGCGAAGGAACAGTCTGCAACTACGACGGAAACGTTATCCAGCAAGGCCATCGCAACCCATGGGAAATCGTTACAGCAGAACTATTCCCACGCCTGGTTGATAAGGCAAGAGAAAATTGGGCCCTCGAAAATAACATCTTCAATCTGGGATGTCGTGCCTATGTGGGCAAGCCGGGAGGAGAAAAAGAAAATTACCTCACCTGGGTTGAAGACCTGGCTAAAGGCGAATACAAACTCCCTTGGGACAGCAGCATCAGGATTCGTGACGGGTGGAAGTACTACCCCGAAGGAGTGAAGCTGGGACCGATGCCGAAGAACGGAACAACAACTGCCAAACCAGCTGAGTCAGTCTCGGTATAG
- a CDS encoding branched-chain amino acid ABC transporter permease, which translates to MELVFSQILDGLSIGSVLLLAATGLAIVFGLMGVINLAHGEFMMLGAYVTFVVQNMFRPLGGTVFELYYLVALVASFVVTALVGVLLERTLIRRLYGRPLETLLATWGVSLILIQFVRSVSLAMMLGIGVTALLGWLAKRFMPVSLKEASYSSYLGGALWGVAGVLGILSINIFASFGRFFSNPWFGPRNIDVTAPKWLQGSWGSIAGIELPGIRIFIIVLSALLLAAVAWFLTKSVWGVRIRSVTQNREMSNCLGIPTDSVDSITFGIGSGLAGVAGCAITLLGSVGPNLGASYIVSCFMVIVLGGVGNLVGTVIASMMLGIIQSIIGSGSLLIAFPDMPSGLRAVTEFFATTSMSLVLVFIFIIAFLQFKPTGMFPQKGRSVDA; encoded by the coding sequence ATGGAGCTAGTTTTTTCGCAGATTCTTGATGGCTTAAGTATCGGTTCGGTGCTTCTGCTCGCGGCGACTGGCTTGGCAATCGTCTTTGGATTGATGGGTGTGATTAATCTCGCCCATGGTGAATTCATGATGCTTGGTGCCTATGTCACCTTTGTGGTTCAAAACATGTTTCGCCCACTTGGGGGAACTGTTTTTGAGCTGTATTACCTCGTTGCGCTTGTCGCCTCTTTTGTTGTGACCGCTCTGGTGGGTGTTCTGCTGGAACGCACATTGATTCGGCGGTTGTATGGGAGGCCTCTTGAAACACTCCTAGCCACCTGGGGTGTCAGCCTGATTCTGATTCAGTTTGTCCGCAGCGTTTCCCTCGCCATGATGCTGGGAATTGGTGTGACGGCATTGCTGGGCTGGTTGGCCAAACGATTTATGCCTGTTTCTTTGAAAGAAGCATCCTATTCAAGTTATCTGGGTGGGGCTCTCTGGGGTGTTGCTGGTGTGCTTGGCATCCTTTCGATCAATATTTTCGCTTCGTTTGGTCGCTTCTTTTCAAACCCCTGGTTTGGACCACGCAACATTGACGTCACTGCTCCAAAATGGTTGCAAGGAAGTTGGGGCTCCATTGCTGGGATCGAATTGCCAGGAATCAGGATCTTCATCATTGTCTTGTCGGCACTTTTGCTCGCAGCTGTTGCTTGGTTCCTAACCAAAAGTGTCTGGGGTGTCCGAATTCGCTCGGTAACTCAGAACCGTGAAATGAGTAACTGTCTTGGAATACCTACCGATAGTGTTGACAGCATCACCTTTGGCATTGGATCTGGTCTTGCTGGGGTAGCTGGCTGTGCCATCACCTTGCTTGGCTCTGTTGGACCAAACCTTGGGGCCTCCTACATCGTCTCCTGCTTCATGGTGATTGTTCTTGGAGGTGTCGGGAACCTTGTTGGAACAGTGATTGCTTCGATGATGCTCGGCATCATTCAATCGATTATTGGCTCTGGTTCGTTGTTGATTGCATTCCCAGATATGCCATCTGGTTTGAGGGCTGTGACCGAGTTTTTCGCAACGACGAGTATGTCGTTGGTGCTTGTTTTTATTTTTATTATTGCCTTCCTTCAGTTCAAGCCAACAGGCATGTTCCCTCAAAAGGGACGCTCAGTTGATGCTTAA
- a CDS encoding FmdB family zinc ribbon protein produces MPVYEFACSTNQCPTYEVWRSISDRDTSTECPECGSHGKRLFNPPMMLTGGLRLKTERREPELVTKKVRETSTKPRLQESTTRPWMLNRGC; encoded by the coding sequence ATGCCCGTTTACGAATTCGCCTGCTCGACCAACCAATGCCCAACCTATGAAGTGTGGAGGTCAATCTCAGATCGCGACACCAGCACGGAATGTCCGGAATGTGGAAGTCACGGGAAGCGATTATTCAATCCACCAATGATGCTTACCGGTGGGTTGCGCTTGAAAACTGAACGGAGGGAACCTGAACTCGTTACTAAAAAAGTGCGGGAAACTTCCACCAAACCAAGGCTTCAGGAAAGCACCACCCGGCCTTGGATGCTGAATCGCGGTTGCTGA
- a CDS encoding glycosyl transferase encodes MDFQQGLISTVHDYSLGNLDAVAFNQELSQRPTTLLIPCLMEEFSRPALGLIRDTLSGLKGLNELVVALAAKSPEDVKAAEQFFEGMPFPVRVHWTNGPAVRELLESVGDLGLDVTGPPGKGWAVWQGLGVACQNAEVVGLFDADIRTFGSAYPERMLRPLLDRSHGMAYVKAFYSRLSLETQALQGRATRLFVGPLLASLEQIFGPLPYLAYLQSFRYPLAGEFAFTTDLAMNLRIPSDWGLEVGLLSEVYRHVAPSRIAQVDLGLFDHKHKELGQQPTEGLQRMAGEIFGTVLRGLMEHEGCVMSMDQLPTLEVLYRRVGEDRVRQFGLDSAINRLPYDRHGEELAVQNFAGLLRPGLAKLMQAPIAHQLPSWSRLRSCNSALQADLAAAGQADRGSQILRGDQPSLKRPNHNPQLLSPEIAA; translated from the coding sequence ATGGATTTTCAGCAGGGCCTGATAAGCACCGTTCACGACTACAGCTTGGGCAATCTTGATGCAGTTGCCTTTAACCAGGAGTTGAGTCAGCGACCCACAACGCTGCTGATCCCCTGCTTGATGGAAGAATTCAGCCGCCCGGCCCTCGGCCTGATCCGAGACACGCTCTCTGGACTAAAGGGCCTCAACGAGCTGGTGGTGGCGCTGGCGGCCAAAAGCCCCGAAGACGTCAAAGCAGCAGAACAGTTTTTTGAAGGGATGCCGTTCCCCGTACGGGTGCACTGGACCAACGGCCCCGCGGTTCGGGAGCTACTCGAATCCGTCGGCGACCTGGGGCTCGATGTGACCGGCCCACCAGGCAAAGGATGGGCCGTCTGGCAGGGGCTGGGGGTGGCATGCCAAAACGCTGAGGTCGTTGGCCTGTTCGATGCCGACATCAGAACCTTTGGATCGGCGTATCCGGAGCGCATGCTTCGCCCCTTGCTCGATCGATCCCACGGCATGGCCTATGTCAAAGCCTTCTACAGCCGCCTTTCCCTTGAGACCCAGGCGCTTCAAGGGCGCGCCACCCGCTTGTTTGTAGGCCCGTTGCTGGCCAGTCTGGAACAGATTTTCGGACCGCTCCCCTACCTGGCTTACCTGCAGTCATTCCGCTACCCCCTCGCTGGCGAATTCGCCTTCACCACAGATTTGGCGATGAATCTGCGGATCCCATCGGACTGGGGACTAGAGGTCGGCTTGCTATCAGAGGTCTACCGCCACGTGGCACCGAGCCGAATTGCTCAGGTTGATCTGGGATTGTTCGACCACAAACACAAAGAACTGGGGCAGCAACCGACAGAGGGCTTGCAACGCATGGCCGGCGAAATTTTTGGCACGGTCTTACGCGGCCTGATGGAACATGAAGGCTGCGTGATGTCGATGGATCAACTGCCGACGCTGGAAGTGCTCTATCGACGCGTTGGCGAAGATCGCGTGCGTCAGTTCGGTCTCGACTCAGCGATCAACCGACTGCCCTACGACCGTCATGGCGAGGAACTGGCTGTTCAGAACTTTGCAGGCCTCTTACGGCCTGGTCTTGCAAAACTGATGCAGGCACCTATTGCGCATCAACTGCCCAGCTGGTCGCGGCTTCGGAGCTGCAATTCGGCGTTACAAGCTGATCTGGCTGCAGCGGGACAAGCTGATCGAGGATCCCAGATCTTGAGAGGGGATCAGCCATCCTTAAAACGACCCAACCACAACCCGCAGCTCCTTTCTCCTGAGATCGCCGCGTAA
- the urtD gene encoding urea ABC transporter ATP-binding protein UrtD, with product MSQTILDLDDVSVSFDGFYALTDLSFSLRPGELRSIIGPNGAGKTTFLDVITGKVRPTKGDVMLRGRSIVGLSEQKISRLGVGRKFQTPRVFENLTVQRNLELTASPKKNPLSLLTESLNDTVKDEVFKIMEYVGLAPYAKWQAGSLSHGQKQWLAISMLVAQSPDIILLDEPVAGLTDEETSKTADLIKSLAGEHTVVVIEHDMEFIRDLGAPVTVLHQGRKLTEGTMDEVKTDPRVIEVYLGESDDH from the coding sequence ATGTCTCAAACTATTCTTGATCTAGACGACGTCAGCGTCAGTTTTGACGGCTTTTATGCTCTCACTGACCTTTCTTTTTCGCTGCGTCCGGGTGAGCTGCGCTCGATTATCGGCCCTAACGGAGCCGGAAAAACCACATTCCTGGATGTGATTACCGGAAAAGTCCGTCCCACCAAAGGGGATGTGATGTTGCGCGGTCGCAGCATTGTTGGCCTCTCCGAGCAAAAGATCTCTCGTCTGGGTGTTGGTCGTAAGTTCCAAACACCTCGCGTCTTTGAGAATCTGACGGTTCAGCGCAACCTCGAACTGACCGCGTCACCCAAAAAGAATCCGTTGTCGTTGTTGACGGAATCATTGAATGACACCGTCAAGGACGAAGTCTTCAAAATCATGGAGTATGTGGGCTTGGCTCCTTACGCCAAGTGGCAGGCGGGTTCGTTGTCCCATGGTCAGAAGCAGTGGCTCGCCATCTCGATGTTGGTGGCTCAGTCTCCAGACATCATTCTCCTGGATGAGCCTGTTGCCGGTTTGACGGATGAGGAAACCTCCAAAACTGCCGATTTGATCAAATCTCTTGCTGGTGAGCACACCGTTGTGGTGATCGAGCACGATATGGAGTTCATTCGCGACCTGGGAGCCCCTGTCACCGTGCTTCATCAAGGCCGGAAATTGACGGAGGGAACCATGGATGAGGTGAAGACTGATCCCCGTGTGATTGAGGTTTATCTCGGTGAATCTGATGATCACTAA
- a CDS encoding alpha-amylase family glycosyl hydrolase, with protein sequence MQPPREETLRNLLGNLYPNDSSGDGKELSSQLLQILSESSADGDTETDAVRRVERWDGRAVVLITYADTIGDDGVPGLQALKSFVNRHLHPFAPVIHVLPFLQSTSDGGFAVASHMSLEKRFGDWSDLAALAQGRRLMADLVLNHVSASHPWVQQFMRDEDPGRSCVLEAAPDPCWSDVVRPRSSNLFTQLRGPKGARQVWTTFGPDQVDLNWRSAEVLLGFARLMQRMARHGVRWIRLDAVGFVWKQPNTSCIHLPEAHQLVQVLRLLLDQVGPDGVVVTETNVPEQENLSYLRSGDEAHLAYNFPLPPLLLEASVSGRADLLNAWLSRWPDLPQQTGLLNFTACHDGIGLRPLEGLMSQKRLLQLLIGCEQRGGLVSHRMLSSGEEVPYEINISWWSAMADGGIDPTYLQRERFLLTQLMILALPGVPAFYLPALLAAPNDLTRFRRTGHRRDLNRPQFTAQALERRLADPDADASALLPLLKRALAERAVHLALHPDAPMQVLSADRLDRVILQRSYGGETLVAVHNMTASRLSLRLSRLGGDVNQPWADCLSGHVFAPHQLHSLEPYAVHWLVQP encoded by the coding sequence ATGCAGCCCCCGCGCGAAGAGACGCTGCGGAACCTGCTTGGCAATTTGTACCCGAATGATTCTTCCGGGGATGGCAAGGAGTTGTCGTCGCAATTGCTGCAGATCTTGAGCGAATCGTCTGCAGATGGCGATACCGAGACAGATGCAGTGCGACGCGTTGAGCGTTGGGATGGCCGCGCTGTGGTCTTGATCACCTACGCCGACACGATTGGTGATGACGGTGTGCCTGGTCTTCAAGCCTTGAAGTCCTTTGTGAATCGCCATCTGCACCCCTTTGCACCAGTGATTCATGTGTTGCCGTTCCTGCAATCCACCAGTGATGGAGGTTTTGCGGTGGCCAGCCATATGTCTCTTGAGAAGCGTTTCGGCGATTGGAGCGACCTTGCCGCCCTGGCCCAGGGGAGACGGCTTATGGCCGATCTCGTTCTCAATCACGTGTCGGCGTCTCATCCTTGGGTGCAGCAGTTCATGCGGGATGAAGATCCCGGTCGCTCTTGTGTGCTGGAGGCTGCTCCCGATCCCTGTTGGTCGGATGTCGTTCGTCCTCGCAGCTCCAATCTGTTCACGCAGTTGAGGGGGCCCAAAGGTGCGCGTCAGGTCTGGACCACCTTTGGCCCCGATCAGGTGGATCTCAACTGGCGCAGTGCGGAGGTGCTGCTGGGCTTTGCCCGTCTGATGCAGCGCATGGCCCGGCATGGGGTGCGTTGGATTCGTCTGGATGCAGTGGGTTTTGTCTGGAAGCAGCCCAACACCTCTTGCATTCATCTGCCTGAGGCGCATCAACTGGTCCAGGTGCTTCGCCTGCTCCTCGATCAGGTGGGACCGGATGGCGTTGTGGTCACCGAGACCAACGTGCCGGAGCAGGAAAACCTCTCGTACCTGAGAAGTGGTGATGAAGCGCATCTGGCCTACAACTTTCCACTGCCGCCCTTGCTGCTGGAGGCCAGCGTCAGTGGTCGGGCCGATCTCCTGAATGCCTGGTTAAGTCGATGGCCCGACCTTCCGCAGCAGACGGGGTTGCTCAACTTCACCGCCTGTCATGACGGCATCGGCTTAAGGCCGCTGGAGGGACTGATGTCCCAGAAACGTTTGCTTCAACTGTTGATCGGCTGTGAGCAACGGGGTGGATTGGTCAGCCACAGGATGCTCAGTTCTGGGGAAGAAGTTCCCTACGAGATCAACATCAGTTGGTGGAGTGCCATGGCGGATGGGGGGATTGATCCCACCTATCTCCAACGGGAGCGGTTTCTGCTCACCCAACTCATGATCCTGGCTTTGCCAGGGGTGCCCGCTTTTTATCTGCCGGCGCTTTTGGCGGCTCCCAATGATCTAACTCGTTTTCGTCGGACGGGTCATCGACGGGATCTCAATCGGCCCCAATTCACGGCCCAGGCCTTGGAGCGACGCCTGGCGGACCCTGATGCCGATGCATCGGCGCTGCTTCCGTTGCTGAAGCGGGCGCTTGCCGAAAGGGCTGTTCATCTGGCCTTGCATCCTGATGCCCCCATGCAGGTGCTGAGCGCTGACCGCCTTGATCGCGTCATCCTGCAGCGTTCCTATGGGGGGGAAACGTTGGTGGCTGTTCACAACATGACGGCATCGCGCCTGAGTTTGCGCCTCAGTCGTCTGGGCGGTGATGTGAACCAGCCCTGGGCCGATTGCCTGAGCGGTCATGTCTTTGCACCACATCAGTTGCATTCGCTAGAGCCTTACGCGGTGCATTGGTTGGTACAGCCATGA
- the urtC gene encoding urea ABC transporter permease subunit UrtC, whose protein sequence is MKLFKRLIPWILLAFAFFILPAMADSELFGFSQFRLNLFGRYFSLAFVALGIDLIWGYTGLLSLGQGIFFSLGGYAIAMHLLLVTKNDFTTGANGLPKFFENYGVDQLPFFWEPFWSFPVSIFAIFIVPSVVAGLVGYLIFRNRIKGVYFSIITQASLMVFYHFFNGQQKLVNGTNGLKTSTTEIFGLVAGSDDAQVLFYRITLILLPFAYLLCKYLTSGRFGDSLIAIRDDEPRLRFSGFNPTPFKVIVFVVAGALAGISGALYTVQSGIVSPQFMSISMSIEMVIWVAVGGRGTLVGPIIGAVVVNYLRSLVSEALPEAWLFVQGALFIFVVVLMPDGIYGWFTKGGFRTMLAAFGLAKKSPTYPKIDLDESAQSESASA, encoded by the coding sequence ATGAAACTTTTTAAGCGCCTGATCCCCTGGATCCTCCTGGCTTTTGCCTTTTTTATCTTGCCTGCCATGGCAGATAGCGAGTTGTTTGGCTTTTCTCAGTTTCGACTGAACCTGTTTGGTCGTTACTTTTCACTCGCGTTTGTTGCTCTCGGAATTGACCTCATTTGGGGTTATACAGGCTTGCTGAGTCTGGGCCAGGGAATCTTCTTCTCCCTCGGGGGGTATGCCATTGCGATGCACCTGTTGCTGGTCACCAAAAATGACTTCACAACAGGAGCCAACGGATTGCCTAAGTTTTTCGAGAACTATGGTGTCGATCAGTTGCCCTTTTTCTGGGAACCATTCTGGTCGTTCCCTGTTTCCATCTTTGCCATTTTCATCGTTCCTTCCGTTGTGGCGGGATTGGTTGGTTATCTGATCTTCAGGAACCGAATCAAGGGTGTGTATTTTTCGATCATCACTCAGGCGTCCTTGATGGTTTTCTACCATTTCTTCAATGGTCAGCAAAAACTTGTCAATGGAACCAATGGTTTGAAGACCAGTACGACGGAAATCTTCGGGTTGGTTGCTGGTTCAGATGATGCACAGGTTTTGTTTTACCGCATCACTCTGATACTCCTTCCTTTTGCCTATTTACTCTGCAAATATCTGACCTCTGGTCGTTTTGGTGATTCTCTGATCGCGATTCGTGATGATGAGCCGCGTTTGCGTTTCTCAGGATTCAATCCAACTCCCTTCAAGGTGATTGTCTTTGTTGTGGCTGGTGCTTTAGCGGGTATTTCTGGTGCCCTTTACACCGTCCAGTCGGGCATTGTCTCTCCTCAATTTATGTCGATTTCGATGTCGATTGAGATGGTGATTTGGGTCGCTGTTGGTGGTCGCGGCACGCTGGTGGGTCCGATTATCGGTGCTGTTGTTGTCAACTACCTGAGGAGTTTGGTCAGTGAAGCACTCCCGGAGGCTTGGCTGTTTGTGCAAGGTGCACTCTTTATCTTTGTTGTTGTCCTGATGCCTGACGGAATCTATGGATGGTTTACCAAAGGTGGCTTCCGTACCATGCTCGCTGCTTTCGGTCTTGCCAAGAAATCTCCGACTTATCCAAAGATCGACCTTGACGAATCTGCTCAAAGTGAGTCTGCATCTGCCTAA
- a CDS encoding DUF1830 domain-containing protein produces MMECIYRNDTDRMVIVKCIGTDHFYIEKVVMPTEMFWFEAPRDARLEIWKMSISGQMLHVRADVSDYAREDEPVAETLWAS; encoded by the coding sequence ATGATGGAATGCATCTATCGCAACGACACCGACCGGATGGTGATCGTGAAGTGCATTGGAACCGATCACTTCTACATAGAAAAAGTGGTGATGCCCACCGAGATGTTTTGGTTTGAAGCTCCCAGGGACGCCAGGCTGGAAATCTGGAAAATGTCGATCAGCGGCCAGATGCTGCATGTACGAGCCGACGTCAGCGACTACGCCAGAGAAGACGAACCAGTAGCCGAAACCCTCTGGGCGAGCTGA
- the fmdA gene encoding formamidase: MPETLFKVDLTKPMDQQEMPGHNRWHPDIPAVASVNPGDVFRIECKDWTDGQIKDNDDPQDIADVNLEVVHVLSGPIWVNGAQPGDILVVDILEVGALQGDEWGFTGIFAKENGGGFLTDHFPKAAKAIWDLEGVYTSSRHIPGVRFAGITHPGLIGCAPSMELLNEWNRRETELVNTAPDRRTYGAGLSGSEPVLAALPNPNSAILGNVGAGDFDRIANEAARTVPPREHGGNCDIKNLTKGTRIYFPVYVEGAKLSMGDIHFSQGDGEISFCGAIEMSGYLDLHVDLIKGGMAKYGMVNPMFKTSPVEPHYSDYLVFEGISVDEFEGKQYYMDVHIAYRRACLNAIEYLKKFGYTGEQAYLLLSCAPVEGRISGIVDIPNACCTLALPTSIFDKDILPC, encoded by the coding sequence ATGCCCGAGACCCTGTTCAAGGTGGATCTCACCAAGCCCATGGACCAGCAGGAGATGCCTGGTCACAACAGGTGGCACCCCGACATTCCTGCTGTTGCCTCAGTCAATCCAGGCGACGTCTTCCGCATTGAATGCAAAGACTGGACCGATGGACAGATCAAGGACAACGACGACCCGCAAGATATTGCCGACGTCAACTTGGAAGTTGTTCACGTTCTGAGTGGGCCGATCTGGGTGAACGGTGCCCAACCCGGTGACATCCTTGTCGTGGACATCCTCGAGGTGGGAGCCCTACAAGGGGATGAATGGGGTTTCACAGGAATTTTCGCTAAAGAGAATGGCGGTGGCTTCCTCACCGATCATTTCCCCAAAGCAGCAAAAGCCATCTGGGATCTTGAAGGTGTATACACCTCGTCACGACACATTCCTGGTGTGCGCTTCGCAGGCATCACGCACCCTGGCTTGATCGGCTGCGCTCCTTCCATGGAACTGCTCAACGAGTGGAACCGTAGGGAAACGGAACTGGTCAACACCGCCCCGGATCGCCGGACCTACGGCGCTGGACTCTCCGGCAGTGAACCTGTGCTGGCTGCTCTACCCAACCCCAACAGTGCCATCCTCGGCAATGTGGGGGCGGGTGATTTCGATCGCATCGCCAATGAAGCAGCACGCACCGTTCCACCCAGAGAACATGGCGGCAACTGCGACATCAAAAACCTCACCAAAGGCACACGGATCTATTTCCCCGTGTACGTAGAAGGGGCGAAACTTTCCATGGGTGACATCCACTTCTCACAAGGTGATGGTGAAATCTCCTTCTGTGGTGCCATCGAAATGTCGGGCTATCTCGACCTGCATGTCGATCTAATCAAAGGTGGCATGGCCAAATATGGAATGGTCAATCCCATGTTCAAGACCAGTCCCGTTGAGCCTCATTACAGTGATTACCTCGTCTTCGAGGGAATTTCTGTTGATGAATTCGAAGGCAAGCAGTACTACATGGATGTGCATATTGCTTACCGTCGCGCTTGCCTGAATGCCATTGAGTACCTGAAAAAATTCGGTTACACCGGCGAACAGGCTTACTTGCTCTTGAGTTGTGCACCTGTCGAAGGCAGGATCAGCGGCATTGTCGACATCCCCAATGCCTGTTGCACCCTGGCCTTGCCGACGTCGATCTTCGACAAGGACATTCTTCCTTGCTGA
- the urtE gene encoding urea ABC transporter ATP-binding subunit UrtE: MPTAILESSTMHPTSSDLILKSSGVNVYYGESHILRDVDLQIPKGEMVCLIGRNGVGKTTFLKTLIGLLQQKSGSIEYESNQLLKQPPYRRARHGIGYVSQGRDIIPRLTVRENLMLGMEALPGGMGKNRHIDPFIYELFPILEEFLNRRGGDLSGGQQQQLAIARALLGKPKLLLLDEPTEGIQPSIILDIERAVQRIIKETGISVLLVEQHLHFVRQSNFYYAMQRGGIVSSGPTSSLSDTVIQEFLTV; this comes from the coding sequence ATGCCGACTGCAATCCTTGAATCATCTACCATGCATCCAACTTCTTCTGACTTGATTCTCAAGTCATCAGGTGTCAATGTTTACTACGGTGAAAGTCACATCCTTAGGGATGTCGATCTGCAAATTCCCAAGGGAGAAATGGTTTGCCTGATCGGTCGCAATGGTGTGGGTAAAACCACATTTCTGAAAACATTGATTGGTCTGCTTCAGCAGAAAAGTGGCTCGATTGAATACGAGTCAAACCAGCTTTTGAAGCAACCTCCGTATCGCCGTGCTCGTCATGGCATTGGTTATGTGTCCCAGGGCCGCGACATTATTCCTCGCCTAACAGTTCGTGAGAACCTGATGCTTGGTATGGAGGCTCTACCTGGCGGAATGGGCAAAAATCGCCATATCGATCCCTTCATCTACGAACTCTTCCCAATTCTTGAAGAGTTTCTGAATCGGCGTGGTGGCGACTTGAGTGGTGGTCAACAACAGCAGTTGGCTATCGCTCGTGCATTGCTCGGTAAGCCTAAGCTACTTTTGCTGGATGAACCAACCGAGGGTATTCAGCCATCAATCATCCTTGACATTGAGCGTGCTGTTCAGCGCATCATCAAAGAGACCGGTATCAGCGTCTTGCTTGTTGAACAACATTTGCATTTTGTTCGTCAATCGAACTTCTACTACGCCATGCAGCGCGGTGGAATTGTGTCCAGTGGCCCAACGTCCTCCTTGTCTGACACTGTCATCCAAGAGTTCTTGACGGTTTAA